The Gemmatimonadota bacterium DNA segment TTGTAATCGATCATGCCGCAAACCGAATGCCTGGCCGGAGATCACGCACTGGGCGAGGCGATTGTGCGCAACGACCATGCCGCCTTCGAATCCGTAATGGCCGCCAGGCCCGAACTGGTGGAAACGCCCTGCAGGTGGATCGATCGCCGAGGCAGGGAACGACCGGTCAAGCCCCTGGTACTGGCAGACATGCTGGCGCGGGTTGACCTGACGAAGCGACTGTTACGGGGCGGCGCCGACGTCCATGATCTGGACGCCTCGCTCTTCGGCTGTTGCGAGGGTCACGACCTGGAACACCTGCGGCGGTTACTGGCCGTCGGCGTCGACCTGAACGACGCGCGAAACGAAGGGTGGGACTGCGACGTGCTGTACGGTTTCCTGCAGACCTACACCCGGTCGACCCCCGATCATCTCCACACCTGTATCAACCTGCTGATCGACCATGGCGCCGCCTATGAAGACGGTCCGGTCATGGACATTCACCGGGGAGACCTGGATGCCCTGGCGGCCCGCCTCGAAACGGACGCCGGACTCGTTACGGCGCGTTTTACGCTCGACTACGGAAGTAACCTCACCCTGCGGGGGAGCACGCTGCTCCACGTGGCCGTGGAGTTTC contains these protein-coding regions:
- a CDS encoding ankyrin repeat domain-containing protein, which gives rise to MPQTECLAGDHALGEAIVRNDHAAFESVMAARPELVETPCRWIDRRGRERPVKPLVLADMLARVDLTKRLLRGGADVHDLDASLFGCCEGHDLEHLRRLLAVGVDLNDARNEGWDCDVLYGFLQTYTRSTPDHLHTCINLLIDHGAAYEDGPVMDIHRGDLDALAARLETDAGLVTARFTLDYGSNLTLRGSTLLHVAVEFHELDAIALLLERGADLNARSSIGRNGVGGQTPLYHAIGTNQGTGFHVFEHLLDLKPDLAVEARIQTNPGDNDLVMDCIHKGNDHFFEEVLELTPLGYAKRFSEGPVWRESSRELAVLEKLSAA